The nucleotide sequence AATTCGACTATGACCTCGCCTACCGTCGTTTCAACGCAGCGATCGAAGCAAATCCCTGAGAGGAGGCCGTCCATGATTGAGCTGGAGCGTCTCGTGCTGCTTCCCGGCGTCGTCGCGGCATTGCGCTTCAACGACGACGGAACACCGGCCGAAGCGGTCGGCGACCTCGACCAGATCGACGTCGAGCTGGCCGCCGAACTCTGTTACGCCAACGGCCGTTTCATGCATCACAACAGCGACATGCTGATGACGTTTTCCGGCAAGGACGGATGGGCGCCGCGCGGCTGGGTCATGAACGGCGAGTTGCTGTCGGTCTGTGGCGCCGGCGACCTTGCATGCTTCGTTCGCAACGACGAGGCGGCTGTCAACGACCTGCTCCACCTCATCGCCGAGGTCTAGGCCCCACTCGGCCTGAGCCTCTCTGCTCGCACCGATCCAACGCGCCCTGCGCGCGCCTTCGGATCCGTCGCGTCTTCGCGCACGGCCGGTCGGCTGCGCGCCTCGTCCCGATCTGCCTTCCCCGTCACTCCGTGTTGCGCCTTGCCGCGGCTTCCGTCCGCGGCGTAACGACCTTCGACTCACGCTGGCGCCGACCACGATCCTCGACCAATCTGGCGAGTCCTTTGGCGTTGGCGGACCGATATAGGAAACTGTCGGCCCCGCAGGCCCCTCCGGAGAACTGCCTCGGGCGCCGATTCCACCTCGAATCCACCTGACGGAAAGCACGTAAATGTTTGATCTTCTGGAAAACTTTGGCAAATCATTCATCGCCTCGTCGTGGCTGCCGCAAGTCTTGCTCGTGACCGGCGCCGTCGTCACGGTCAACGTCGTCGCCTACACCGTTCTCCACTACCTCGAAAAAGCCGCGCGCCGGACCGCCGCGGTGTGGGACGACGCCCTGATTCAGGCGGCGCGCCGGCCGGCGACGCTGGCGCTCTGGGTGATCGGCGCGTATTACGCGGCCCGCGTCATCTACGCGCACCAGGAGCGCAGCTTCCCCGACGGCCTCACGCTCGCGCGCGACAGCGTCGTCATCGCCGCCTTCGCCTGGTTCCTGCTGCGCCTGATCGGCAACGCGGCGCGCGGCATGCGGGCACGCGCGCTCGAACCGGGGTGCAAGGTCGATCTGACGACCGTCGACGCGCTGTCGAAGCTCGGACGCATCAGCATCGTCGTTCTTGCCGGTCTCGTCGTCGCGCAAACCCTCGGGTTCAGCGTCTCGGGCGTGCTCGCCTTCGGCGGCATAGGCGGCATCGCGGTCGGTTTCGCTGCCAAGGACATGCTCGCCAACTTCTTCGGCGGGCTGACGATCTACCTCGACCGCCCCTTCGTCGTCGGCGAATGGATCCGCTCGCCGGACAAGGAGATCGAAGGCACCGTCGAATACATCGGCTGGCGTCACACGCGGGTGCGTGCGTTCAACAAGAATCCGATCTATGTGCCGAACGCGCTGTTCACCAACATCGTCGTCGAAAACCCGACCCGCATGACCAATCGGCGCATCAAGGAAACGATCGGCATCCGCTATCAGGATTTCGACAAGATGGCGGCGATCGTCGCCGAGGTGAAAGCCATGCTGCAGGCGCATCCCGAAATCGACAGCGAGACGACGCTGATCGTCAGCTTCAACGCCTTCGCCGCGTCGTCGCTCGATTTCTTCGTCTACACCTTCACGCGCACTGTCGAGTGGATTCACTTCCACGAGGTCAAGCAGGACGTGCTGCTGAAAATCGGCGCGATCATCAGCGCCCACGGCGCCGAGATCGCCTATCCCACGCGCAGCCTGCACATCGAATCGACCCTCGATCCGGCCTCGTCCGAGCCGCGAGCGCCCACAGCCGACGCGGCCTGAGCGCTGGCCGCCTTGCCGAATAACGGCCCGAGGCGGCATAATGGCGGTCTTCAGTCAGTCCCTTCCGTGCCCGCACGGGCATCCGTCGGTTCTCCTCACTGGCTTTCCACCGCGCGTCAGCGCGGCCGCACCACCGGCACCGCGAACTTTCGCACCTGCCCGGGCAGCGTCTCGCGCCGCCCTTCACGAGGAACACGCAATGGCAAAAGAAGAAGTTATCGAAATGGAAGGCGTCGTCAACGAGGTCCTGCCGCAGACCCGCTTCCGCGTCACGCTCGACAATGGCTTCGAGATCACGGCCTATGCCTCCGGCAAGATGCGCAAGCACCGCATCCGCATTCTCGCGGGCGACAAGGTCACGGTCGAGATGTCCCCCTACGACCTGACCAAGGGCAGGATCAACTTCCGCCACAAGGACGCCCATCAGGCGCCGAGACCCACGGTCGCCCGCCGCTACAACTAAGTCCCTTCGGAACCCGCTTCCGGGCTCACCAGCGGAGTTCGAGGCGGCCGTCCGGTCCCGGTTCCACGCGGGTGCCGAGCATCCGCCCCTCGCGATCCAGGCGCCCGCGCAACCACGCCGCGTCGTCGGCCGCAGCGAAGCCAAGCCGGAAGCGCCGGATCTGCATCGGCGTCATTTCCAGTCCCCGCAGACGGCCGCTCGCCCCGTCGATCTCGAGAAAGTACATCAGGCACAGGTCGCTGCGATACGCGGCGTGGTTCGTGATGCCCTCGTAGTCGTTGAGAAAGTCGCCGCACCCATAGAGGATCGGCCGCTCCCGATGGACCTCGATGCCGATCGGGTGGTGCGACGAGTGTCCGTGAACGACGTCGACGCTACAACGCTCGATGAGCCCGCGCGCAAAGGCACGATGCGCGGCCGGTATGCCGTAGCCCCAGTTTCCGCCCCAATGGATCGACGCCACGACGATGTCGCCCGGCTGTTTGACGGCCGCAACGTCCGCCGCGATTCCGCGCAGCGTCGCGGCCGAGAGATCGGGCAGCAGGTTCACGCCCGGCGCGTCCGCCGCGGCAGCCCACGCGGCCGGGACCCCGCTGCTCGAGAGGCCGCAGGAAAACACCAGCAACCGGCCGCCCCCCGGGCAAGGCAGCAGCGCGGGCGCCGCCGCTTCGGCGAGGTCGTGCCCTGCCCCGCAGGTCGCGAGCCCGGCACCATGCAGCGCGTCGAGCGTGTCGACCAGGCCGCTCACGCCCCAATCGAGGACGTGGTTGTTGGCAAGCGCGCAGCCGTCGATGCCGGCGGCCGTGAGACAACCCGCGTTGCCGGGGTGCATGCGGTAATGAATGCCTTTGCCGTGCTGCCAGTCGTCGCTTGCGGTGACAGCGGTCTCGAGGTTGACGAAGCGAAGGTCGGGCGCCACGCGGGCCCATTCGGCGAGCGCGTCGCCCCAGACGTAGTCGAATCCGACCGGCCGCGGAATCGGGCCGTGGGCTCGCTCGGCCAGCCGCACGTAATCCTTTGCCGACGTCGCGTAGCCTTCGTGCAGGGCCGGGTCGCCCGGATGCGGCAGCACCTGGTCGATGCCGCGCGCGGTCATCACGTCGCCGCAGAGAAAAAGGATCATGCGTCGCCTCCCCTGAATGCTACGCCACGGTGAACGCCCGCCGACCAGCCTGCCCCTCTGTCCACCGATGGACATCTCCGAGCCCTGCGCTTTCGGTCCACGACCCCTCCCCTCGCGCGCCCGCTCTCAGCTTGGCATACGATGAAAGTACCGCCAGTCTCCCGTCGGAAAAAGCCATGGGACGCGAAGAACTCTGCCTGTTCAGCCTCAACGCGAGCCGCGGCCTCGGCGAGCGCATTGCCGCCCGGCTCGGCCAGCCGCTGGCCGAGCACGAGGAGCGTGAGTTCGAGGACGGCGAACACAAGGCACGCCCGCTCGAGAGCGTGCGCGGCCGCGACGTCTACGTCGTGCAGTCGCTCCATGGCGAACCGGGTTCTAGCGCCAACGACAAGCTGATTCGGCTGCTGTTCTTCATCGCGACGCTCAAGGACGCCTCGGCCGCACGCGTCACGGCGGTCGTCCCCTACCTCGCCTACGCGCGCAAGGACCGTCGCAGCAAACCGCGTGATCCGGTCGGCAGCCGCTACGTCGCGCAGCTGTTCGAGAGCCTCGGAACCGACCGCATCGTGAGTCTCGACGTCCACAATCTCGCCGCCTACCAGAACGCGTTCCGCATCCCGGTCGAACATCTCGAAGCGCGGCCGCTCTTCGTCGCGCATTTCGCCCCGGCGTTCGCAAACGACGACGTCGTGGTGGTCTCGCCCGACGTCGGCGGCGCCAAGCGCGCCGAGGCCCTGCGCGCCTCCCTTTCACGCCGCATCGGGCGTCCCGCAGGCATGGCGTTCATCGAAAAATACCGCAGCGGCGGCATCGTCTCGGGGGAAGCCGTCGTCGGCGACGTCGACGGCAAGCACGTCCTCATCGTCGACGACCTCGTCAGCAGCGGCACCACGCTCGCCCGCGCGGCCGCCGCCTGCCGTAGCCGCGGCGCCACACGCGTCCTCGCCGTCGCGACGCACGGCGTGTTCGGCGGCGATGCCGTGCGCACCCTCGGTGACAGTGCGCTCGACGCGCTCGTCGTCACCGACAGCATCCCCACCTCGCACCTGCCGCCGCCACTGGGCGAGCGCGTCGAAATCCTCGACATCGCGCCGCTCTTCGCCGAGGCGATCCGGCGGCTGCACGAAGCACGCTCGCTCGGCGATCTGCTCGGCGATTAGCGCAGCGTCGCCCTGGCGATGTGGCGCTCGGCCAGTTCGAGATAGTCGTGCGCGAGGGCCGGCCA is from Thiobacillus denitrificans ATCC 25259 and encodes:
- a CDS encoding DUF2173 family protein, translated to MIELERLVLLPGVVAALRFNDDGTPAEAVGDLDQIDVELAAELCYANGRFMHHNSDMLMTFSGKDGWAPRGWVMNGELLSVCGAGDLACFVRNDEAAVNDLLHLIAEV
- a CDS encoding mechanosensitive ion channel family protein, with the translated sequence MFDLLENFGKSFIASSWLPQVLLVTGAVVTVNVVAYTVLHYLEKAARRTAAVWDDALIQAARRPATLALWVIGAYYAARVIYAHQERSFPDGLTLARDSVVIAAFAWFLLRLIGNAARGMRARALEPGCKVDLTTVDALSKLGRISIVVLAGLVVAQTLGFSVSGVLAFGGIGGIAVGFAAKDMLANFFGGLTIYLDRPFVVGEWIRSPDKEIEGTVEYIGWRHTRVRAFNKNPIYVPNALFTNIVVENPTRMTNRRIKETIGIRYQDFDKMAAIVAEVKAMLQAHPEIDSETTLIVSFNAFAASSLDFFVYTFTRTVEWIHFHEVKQDVLLKIGAIISAHGAEIAYPTRSLHIESTLDPASSEPRAPTADAA
- the infA gene encoding translation initiation factor IF-1, whose product is MAKEEVIEMEGVVNEVLPQTRFRVTLDNGFEITAYASGKMRKHRIRILAGDKVTVEMSPYDLTKGRINFRHKDAHQAPRPTVARRYN
- a CDS encoding CapA family protein, which encodes MILFLCGDVMTARGIDQVLPHPGDPALHEGYATSAKDYVRLAERAHGPIPRPVGFDYVWGDALAEWARVAPDLRFVNLETAVTASDDWQHGKGIHYRMHPGNAGCLTAAGIDGCALANNHVLDWGVSGLVDTLDALHGAGLATCGAGHDLAEAAAPALLPCPGGGRLLVFSCGLSSSGVPAAWAAAADAPGVNLLPDLSAATLRGIAADVAAVKQPGDIVVASIHWGGNWGYGIPAAHRAFARGLIERCSVDVVHGHSSHHPIGIEVHRERPILYGCGDFLNDYEGITNHAAYRSDLCLMYFLEIDGASGRLRGLEMTPMQIRRFRLGFAAADDAAWLRGRLDREGRMLGTRVEPGPDGRLELRW
- a CDS encoding ribose-phosphate diphosphokinase, giving the protein MGREELCLFSLNASRGLGERIAARLGQPLAEHEEREFEDGEHKARPLESVRGRDVYVVQSLHGEPGSSANDKLIRLLFFIATLKDASAARVTAVVPYLAYARKDRRSKPRDPVGSRYVAQLFESLGTDRIVSLDVHNLAAYQNAFRIPVEHLEARPLFVAHFAPAFANDDVVVVSPDVGGAKRAEALRASLSRRIGRPAGMAFIEKYRSGGIVSGEAVVGDVDGKHVLIVDDLVSSGTTLARAAAACRSRGATRVLAVATHGVFGGDAVRTLGDSALDALVVTDSIPTSHLPPPLGERVEILDIAPLFAEAIRRLHEARSLGDLLGD